One segment of Arvicanthis niloticus isolate mArvNil1 chromosome 5, mArvNil1.pat.X, whole genome shotgun sequence DNA contains the following:
- the Gja4 gene encoding gap junction alpha-4 protein: protein MGDWGFLEKLLDQVQEHSTVVGKIWLTVLFIFRILILGLAGESVWGDEQSDFECNTAQPGCTNVCYDQAFPISHIRYWVLQFLFVSTPTLIYLGHVIYLSRREERLRQKEGELRALPSKDLQVERALAAIEHQMAKISVAEDGRLRIRGALMGTYVISVLCKSVLEAGFLYGQWRLYGWTMEPVFVCQRAPCPHVVDCYVSRPTEKTIFIIFMLVVGVISLVLNLLELVHLLCRCVSREIKARRDHNTRPAQGSASDPYPEQVFFYLPMGEGPSSPPCPTYNGLSSTEQNWANLTTEERLTSSRPPPFVNAAPQGGRKSPSRPNSSASKKQYV from the coding sequence ATGGGTGACTGGGGCTTCCTGGAGAAGCTGCTAGACCAGGTCCAAGAACACTCGACCGTGGTGGGCAAGATCTGGTTAACAGTACTCTTCATCTTCCGAATTCTCATCCTGGGCCTCGCCGGCGAGTCGGTGTGGGGCGACGAGCAGTCTGATTTTGAGTGTAACACGGCCCAGCCAGGCTGTACCAACGTCTGCTACGACCAGGCTTTCCCCATCTCCCACATCCGATACTGGGTACTGCAGTTTCTCTTCGTCAGCACACCCACCCTGATCTACCTGGGCCACGTCATTTACCTGTCTCGGCGGGAAGAGCGACTGCGGCAGAAAGAGGGAGAGCTTCGGGCACTGCCATCCAAGGACCTACAGGTAGAGCGGGCACTGGCTGCCATAGAACATCAGATGGCCAAGATCTCGGTGGCAGAGGACGGCCGTCTTCGGATTCGTGGGGCGCTCATGGGTACCTATGTGATCAGTGTGCTGTGTAAGAGTGTACTGGAGGCAGGCTTCCTCTATGGCCAGTGGCGCCTCTACGGCTGGACCATGGAGCCGGTGTTTGTGTGCCAGCGTGCGCCCTGCCCCCACGTTGTGGACTGCTATGTCTCTCGACCCACCGAGAAGActatcttcatcatcttcatgcTGGTGGTAGGAGTCATCTCCTTGGTGCTCAACCTGCTAGAGCTGGTACACCTGCTGTGTCGGTGTGTCAGCCGGGAGATAAAGGCTCGAAGGGACCACAACACCCGCCCAGCCCAGGGCAGTGCCTCAGACCCTTACCCTGAACAGGTTTTCTTCTACCTCCCCATGGGTGAGGGACCTTCGTCCCCACCATgtcccacctacaatgggctcTCATCCACTGAGCAAAACTGGGCCAACTTGACCACAGAGGAGAGACTGACCTCTTCCAGACCTCCCCCGTTTGTAAACGCAGCCCCCCAGGGTGGCCGGAAGTCCCCTAGCCGCCCCAACAGCTCTGCATCTAAGAAGCAGTATGTGTAG